In Meiothermus ruber DSM 1279, the following proteins share a genomic window:
- a CDS encoding response regulator: MRRVLIVDDEPLFLRSLAEGLQPYCKEFQVLTATDGSEAVRILEEGNVSLLISDLRMPGTDGLALVAYAASAFPQIPIVVMTAFGSEAMGRSLQGIVYAYLEKPFRLPQLLETIRQALAGEHVNGIGTSALSRFLQLIELERKVCDVWVTARGKVGVLRCFAGALIGAEAGALQGEAAALEILSWQDVRIEVRQAQPGAPGKPIPLTQLLLKAARYKGKTQSVEFPLEACLEIEGVRAACLLTPKGELLAGTGELTQVVAGFGSSLALACQVAQQLAGAEVEELTLCSSGWALLVRPLKKPTALLGLLLEGPERLALARLQLGGILKPPQG; encoded by the coding sequence GTGAGGCGGGTGCTCATCGTCGACGATGAGCCGCTGTTCCTCCGCAGCCTGGCTGAGGGGCTTCAGCCGTATTGCAAGGAATTCCAGGTGCTTACCGCCACAGACGGCTCGGAAGCGGTGCGCATCCTGGAAGAGGGAAACGTAAGCCTCCTGATCAGCGATCTGCGAATGCCAGGCACGGATGGACTCGCGCTTGTTGCCTATGCTGCGAGCGCTTTCCCGCAGATACCAATTGTGGTGATGACCGCCTTCGGTAGCGAGGCAATGGGGCGCTCCTTGCAGGGTATAGTCTATGCCTACCTCGAGAAGCCCTTTCGACTACCGCAACTCCTCGAGACCATTCGCCAGGCACTGGCCGGGGAGCATGTAAACGGCATAGGTACTTCGGCCTTATCAAGATTCTTACAGCTTATCGAGCTGGAGCGAAAAGTATGCGATGTCTGGGTAACGGCCAGGGGAAAGGTAGGGGTATTGCGCTGTTTCGCAGGCGCTTTGATCGGGGCAGAGGCAGGGGCGTTGCAGGGAGAGGCGGCAGCCTTGGAGATTTTATCCTGGCAGGATGTGCGCATCGAGGTACGCCAGGCGCAGCCCGGGGCGCCAGGCAAACCCATCCCACTGACCCAATTGCTCCTTAAGGCTGCTCGTTATAAGGGAAAGACCCAAAGTGTAGAATTTCCCCTGGAAGCCTGTTTAGAAATTGAGGGGGTGCGGGCAGCGTGTTTGCTGACACCCAAGGGTGAGCTGCTGGCCGGAACAGGCGAGCTCACCCAGGTTGTGGCGGGTTTTGGCTCTTCTTTGGCCCTGGCCTGTCAAGTGGCCCAGCAACTCGCCGGCGCAGAGGTGGAAGAGCTGACGCTGTGCAGCTCAGGGTGGGCCCTGCTGGTACGTCCCCTCAAGAAACCCACAGCTTTGCTTGGCTTGCTACTGGAGGGGCCGGAGCGGCTGGCGCTCGCCCGCCTTCAGCTTGGGGGTATCCTCAAGCCCCCTCAAGGGTAA
- a CDS encoding DUF1385 domain-containing protein yields the protein MDLIGGMALPTGVVLVSEERTAVGYHENGKLRLHTRTIEAGNRGRVRRLALLLLEGLRGLSHVYSGTPDSRQDFIYTMITIVVGAITGTAIRALGLATLQVALLANLLLVVGCVLAYYYYEPFRRFVLEFRRYHGAEHKVVQVLLAGRPLEDAKDPSVPITTVHCGTNLFALVLPFGVLFFFTPIWLAILLGLVLPFALLPLWGWMLDHPQHPVARAFLGLGLWFQRFTVAEPEERYLEAAILAARALKCETVQPSD from the coding sequence ATGGATCTGATCGGTGGTATGGCCCTGCCCACAGGGGTGGTATTGGTCAGCGAGGAACGAACGGCGGTGGGCTATCACGAGAATGGCAAGCTCCGCCTGCACACCCGGACGATTGAGGCTGGGAACAGGGGGCGCGTCAGGCGGCTGGCCCTGCTGCTGCTGGAAGGGTTGAGAGGTCTGAGCCATGTTTACAGTGGAACCCCTGACAGCCGGCAAGATTTCATCTATACGATGATCACGATTGTCGTTGGGGCCATTACTGGTACAGCCATCCGGGCGTTGGGCCTGGCCACGTTGCAGGTGGCGTTGTTAGCCAACCTGCTGCTGGTAGTGGGCTGTGTTCTGGCCTACTACTACTACGAGCCTTTTCGTCGGTTTGTGCTGGAGTTTCGTCGCTACCACGGAGCCGAACATAAGGTAGTGCAGGTATTGCTGGCGGGCCGACCGCTAGAGGATGCGAAAGACCCTTCCGTTCCAATCACCACCGTTCATTGCGGCACCAACCTGTTTGCCCTGGTGCTGCCGTTTGGCGTGCTTTTCTTCTTCACTCCGATATGGCTGGCGATCCTGCTGGGCCTGGTGCTACCTTTTGCCCTGCTACCCCTCTGGGGCTGGATGCTGGATCACCCGCAGCACCCCGTCGCCCGGGCCTTCCTGGGCCTGGGCCTGTGGTTCCAGCGTTTTACCGTGGCGGAGCCGGAAGAGCGGTACCTCGAGGCCGCCATCCTGGCTGCCCGGGCGCTGAAGTGCGAAACAGTTCAGCCATCAGATTAA